A genomic region of Mus musculus strain C57BL/6J chromosome 7, GRCm38.p6 C57BL/6J contains the following coding sequences:
- the Zc3h4 gene encoding zinc finger CCCH domain-containing protein 4 isoform X1, protein MEAVPGTPPPPPSESPPPPSPPPPSTPSPPPCSPDGRAATPHLLHHRLPLPDDREDGELEEGELEDDGAEEVQDPPGGQERSRKEKGEKHHSDSEEEKSHRRLKRKRKKEREKEKRRSKKRRKSKHKRHASSSDDFSDFSDDSDFSPSEKSHRKYRDYSPPYAPSHQQYSSSHNAPLPKKSYSKMDSKGYSMYEDYENEQYGEYEGDEEEDMGKEDYDDFTKELNQYRRAKEGSSRGRGSRGRGRGYRGRGSRGGSRGRGMGRGSRGRGRGSMGEHPEDEEDLYEEEIEYGESEEPMGDDDYDDYSKELNQYRRSKDSRGRGLSRGRGRGSRGGRGKGMGRGRGRGGRGGMSKGGMNDDEDFYDDDMGDGGGGSYRRSDHDKPHQQSDKKGKVICKYFVEGRCTWGDHCNFSHDIELPKKRELCKFYITGFCARAENCPYMHGDFPCKLYHTTGNCINGDDCMFSHDPLTEETRELLDKMLADDAEAGAEDEKEVEELKKQGINPLPKPPPGVGLLPTPPRPPGPPAPTSPNGRPMQGGPPPPPPPPPPPPGPPQMSLPTHEPLSPQQLQQDMYNKKIPSLFEIVVRPTGQLAEKLGVRFPGPGGPSGPMGPGPNMGPPGPMGGPMHPDMHPDMHPDMHPDMHPDMHPDMHPDMHPDMHPDMPMGPGMNPGPPMGPGGPPMMPYGPGDSPHSGMMPPIPPAQNFYENFYPQQEGMEMEPGLVGDAEDYGHYEELPGQPGEPLFPEHPLEPDSFPEGGPPGRPKAGAGVPDFLPSAQRALYLRIQQKQQEEERARRLAESSKQDRENEEGDTGNWYSSDEDEGGSSVTSILKTLRQQTSSRPQASVGEPSSSGLGDPRLQKGHPTGSRLSDPRLSRDPRLSRHAETSGGSGPGDSGPSDPRLARALPTSKAEGSLHSSPAGPSSSKGQPPAEEEEGERALREKAVNIPLDPLPGHPLRDPRSQLQQFSHIKKDVTLSKPSFARTVLWNPEDLIPLPIPKQDVPPVPAALQSLPALDPRLHRSTPPGPPNTRQRPGSTDPSTSGSNLPDFELLSRILKTVNVNTPGQSEKPSDPRVRKTPTDPRLQKPADPVAASRAAKPCPTEASPPAASPSGDSSPPATAPYDPRVLAAGGLGQGSSSGQSSVLSGISLYDPRTPNAGGKTAEPASDTSAQPKGPEGNGKGSASKAKEPPFVRKSALEQPETGKASTDGATATDRYNSYNRPRPKATAAPTAASSTPPPEGATPQPGVHNLPVPTLFGTVKPAPKTGTGSPFAGNSPAREGEQDAGSLKDVFKGFDPTASPFCQ, encoded by the exons GGAAGATGGTGAGTTGGAAGAAGGTGAACTGGAAGACGACGGGGCTGAGGAGGTCCAGGACCCCCCTGGAGGACAAGAGAGGAGtcggaaggagaagggggagaagcaCCACAGCGACTCTGAGGAGGAGAAGTCTCACCGGAGGCTGAAGCGGAAGCGGAAGAAGGAGcgggagaaggaaaagaggcgCTCGAAGAAAAGGCGGAAATCTAAGCACAAA CGCCATGCTTCCTCCAGCGATGACTTCTCGGACTTCTCAGATGACTCAGATTTCAGCCCCAGTGAGAAGAGTCACCGCAAGTACCGGGACTATAGTCCCCCATACGCACCA TCCCACCAGCAGTACTCCTCGTCACACAACGCACCCCTGCCCAAGAAGTCCTACTCCAAGATGGATAGCAAGGGCTACAGCATGTATGAGGACTACGAGAATGAGCAGTATGGGGAGTACGAGGGGGATGAAGAGGAGGACATGGGTAAGGAAGACTATGACGACTTCACCAAAGAACTGAACCAGTACCGGCGTGCCAAGGAGGGCAGCAGCCGGGGCAGAG GTAGCCGAGGCCGAGGCAGGGGCTACAGGGGCCGTGGGAGTCGAGGAGGATCTCGAGGCCGAGGCATGGGCAGGGGCAGCAGAGGCCGAGGCCGAGGCTCCATGGGAGAGCACCCAGAGGACGAAGAGGACTTGTATGAAGAGGAGATAGAG TATGGAGAAAGTGAGGAGCCCATGGGAGACGATGATTACGATGACTATTCCAAGGAGCTGAACCAGTACCGCAGGTCCAAGGACAGCCGAGGTCGAG GGTTGAGTCGAGGCCGAGGCCGCGGTTCCCGAGGAGGCCGAGGGAAGGGGATGGGCCGGGGCAGAGGTCGAGGCGGCAGAGGTGGAATGAGCAAGGGCGGAATGAATGATGACGAGGACTTCTACGATGATGACATGGGT GACGGTGGTGGCGGAAGCTACCGGCGGAGTGATCATGACAAGCCCCACCAGCAGTCTGACAAGAAAGGCAAAGTCATCTGCAAATACTTTGTGGAGGGACGATGCACTTGG GGAGACCACTGCAATTTTAGCCACGACATTGAGCTACCGAAGAAGCGAGAGTTGTGCAAATTTTACATCACGGGGTTCTGTGCTCGTGCTGAGAACTGCCCCTACATGCATG GTGACTTTCCGTGTAAATTATACCACACCACTGGGAACTGCATCAATGGTGACGACTGCATGTTCTCCCATGACCCGCTGACAGAAGAGACACGAGAGCTCCTAGATAAG ATGTTGGCTGATGATGCAGAAGCAGGCGCTGAGGACGAGAAGGAGGTAGAGGAGCTGAAGAAGCAGGGCATCAACCCTTTGCCCAAGCCACCTCCTGGTGTAGGGCTCCTGCCTACTCCTCCACGGCCCCCTGGGCCTCCAGCCCCCACCTCTCCTAATGGCAGGCCCATGCAAGGTggccctcctccaccaccaccacctcctccaccacctcctggaCCTCCTCAGATGTCCCTGCCAACACATGAGCCACTGTCTCCACAACAGTTACAGCAGGACATGTACAACAAGAAGATCCCCTCTTTGTTTGAGATTGTGGTGCGGCCCACGGGGCAGCTAGCTGAGAAGCTGGGCGTGAG GTTCCCTGGACCTGGTGGACCCTCGGGGCCAATGGGTCCTGGCCCCAACATGGGACCCCCAGGGCCAATGGGGGGACCCATGCATCCTGACATGCACCCTGACATGCACCCAGACATGCACCCCGACATGCACCCTGACATGCACCCCGACATGCACCCCGACATGCACCCTGACATGCATCCTGACATGCCAATGGGTCCTGGCATGAACCCTGGCCCTCCCATGGGTCCTGGTGGCCCCCCAATGATGCCCTATGGTCCTGGAGACTCCCCACATTCTGGAATGATGCCTCCTATCCCGCCAGCCCAGAACTTCTATGAGAACTTCTACCCGCAGCAAGAGGGCATGGAAATGGAGCCTGGTCTTGTTGGAGATGCAG AGGACTACGGGCACTACGAAGAGCTGCCGGGGCAGCCTGGGGAGCCCCTCTTCCCTGAGCACCCTCTGGAGCCTGACAGCTTCCCCGAGGGAGGGCCCCCAGGCCGGCCGAAGGCAGGCGCCGGTGTACCCGACTTCTTGCCCTCGGCTCAGAGGGCCCtgtacctgaggatccagcagaagcagcaggaggaggagagagcgAGGAGGCTGGCTGAGAGCAGCAAGCAGGACCGGGAGAATGAGGAAG GTGACACTGGAAACTGGTACTCAAGTGATGAGGATGAAGGGGGAAGCAGTGTCACATCCATCCTGAAGACCTTGAGGCAACAGACGTCAAGCCGACCCCAGGCTTCAGTTGGGGAACCGAGCAGCAGTGGGCTGGGGGATCCCCGTCTCCAGAAGGGACACCCCACAGGAAGTCGGCTGTCTGACCCCCGCCTCAGCCGGGACCCCAGACTCAGCCGCCATGCAGAGACTTCAGGAGGGTCTGGCCCAGGGGACTCGGGGCCCTCTGACCCTCGGTTGGCTCGTGCTCTGCCCACCTCCAAGGCTGAAGGCAGCCTTCATTCCAGCCCTGCAGGCCCCAGCAGTTCAAAAGGACAGCcccctgcagaagaggaggaaggggagagagccTTGCGTGAAAAGGCGGTGAACATTCCCCTGGACCCTCTGCCTGGACACCCACTACGGGACCCTCGCTCTCAGCTGCAACAGTTCAGCCACATCAAGAAGGATGTGACCCTGAGCAAGCCGAGCTTTGCTCGCACAGTGCTCTGGAACCCTGAAGACCTGATCCCCCTGCCCATCCCCAAGCAGGACGTGCCCCCAGTGCCTGCTGCCCTGCAGTCCCTACCTGCTCTAGATCCTAGGCTACACCGTTCCACACCCCCTGGGCCTCCAAACACCCGGCAGCGTCCAGGCTCCACAGATCCCAGCACCTCTGGCTCTAACCTACCTGACTTTGAACTCCTCTCTCGAATCCTCAAGACCGTCAATGTCAATACCCCTGGTCAGAGTGAAAAGCCCAGTGATCCGAGGGTGCGGAAGACCCCTACTGACCCCAGATTACAGAAGCCAGCAGATCCTGTGGCAGCCTCCCGTGCAGCCAAGCCCTGTCCCACTGAAGCATCGCCTCCTGCTGCCAGCCCAAGCGGGGATTCATCCCCACCGGCCACGGCTCCCTATGACCCCCGAGTGCTGGCTGCTGGTGGCTTGGGCCAGGGCAGCAGCAGCGGGCAGAGCAGTGTGCTGAGTGGTATCAGCTTATATGACCCAAGGACTCCCAATGCAGGTGGCAAAACTGCAGAGCCAGCTTCTGACACAAGTGCTCAGCCCAAGGGTCCTGAGGGCAATGGCAAGGGCTCAGCCTCCAAGGCAAAAGAGCCTCCGTTTGTCCGAAAGTCTGCCCTGGAGCAGCCAGAGACAGGGAAGGCCAGCACAGATGGGGCCACAGCCACGGACAGATACAATAGCTACAACCGGCCCCGGCCCAAGGCCACAGCAGCCCCCACTGCTGCCTCATCCACCCCGCCCCCTGAGGGGGCCACACCCCAGCCTGGGGTACACAACCTGCCAGTGCCCACTCTCTTTGGGACTGTAAAGCCGGCCCCCAAAACAGGCACAGGGAGCCCCTTTGCTGGCAACAGCCCTGCCCGTGAGGGTGAGCAGGATGCAGGATCCCTGAAGGACGTTTTTAAAGGCTTTGACCCCACAGCCTCCCCCTTCTGCCAGTAG
- the Zc3h4 gene encoding zinc finger CCCH domain-containing protein 4 produces the protein MLRGREDGELEEGELEDDGAEEVQDPPGGQERSRKEKGEKHHSDSEEEKSHRRLKRKRKKEREKEKRRSKKRRKSKHKRHASSSDDFSDFSDDSDFSPSEKSHRKYRDYSPPYAPSHQQYSSSHNAPLPKKSYSKMDSKGYSMYEDYENEQYGEYEGDEEEDMGKEDYDDFTKELNQYRRAKEGSSRGRGSRGRGRGYRGRGSRGGSRGRGMGRGSRGRGRGSMGEHPEDEEDLYEEEIEYGESEEPMGDDDYDDYSKELNQYRRSKDSRGRGLSRGRGRGSRGGRGKGMGRGRGRGGRGGMSKGGMNDDEDFYDDDMGDGGGGSYRRSDHDKPHQQSDKKGKVICKYFVEGRCTWGDHCNFSHDIELPKKRELCKFYITGFCARAENCPYMHGDFPCKLYHTTGNCINGDDCMFSHDPLTEETRELLDKMLADDAEAGAEDEKEVEELKKQGINPLPKPPPGVGLLPTPPRPPGPPAPTSPNGRPMQGGPPPPPPPPPPPPGPPQMSLPTHEPLSPQQLQQDMYNKKIPSLFEIVVRPTGQLAEKLGVRFPGPGGPSGPMGPGPNMGPPGPMGGPMHPDMHPDMHPDMHPDMHPDMHPDMHPDMHPDMHPDMPMGPGMNPGPPMGPGGPPMMPYGPGDSPHSGMMPPIPPAQNFYENFYPQQEGMEMEPGLVGDAEDYGHYEELPGQPGEPLFPEHPLEPDSFPEGGPPGRPKAGAGVPDFLPSAQRALYLRIQQKQQEEERARRLAESSKQDRENEEGDTGNWYSSDEDEGGSSVTSILKTLRQQTSSRPQASVGEPSSSGLGDPRLQKGHPTGSRLSDPRLSRDPRLSRHAETSGGSGPGDSGPSDPRLARALPTSKAEGSLHSSPAGPSSSKGQPPAEEEEGERALREKAVNIPLDPLPGHPLRDPRSQLQQFSHIKKDVTLSKPSFARTVLWNPEDLIPLPIPKQDVPPVPAALQSLPALDPRLHRSTPPGPPNTRQRPGSTDPSTSGSNLPDFELLSRILKTVNVNTPGQSEKPSDPRVRKTPTDPRLQKPADPVAASRAAKPCPTEASPPAASPSGDSSPPATAPYDPRVLAAGGLGQGSSSGQSSVLSGISLYDPRTPNAGGKTAEPASDTSAQPKGPEGNGKGSASKAKEPPFVRKSALEQPETGKASTDGATATDRYNSYNRPRPKATAAPTAASSTPPPEGATPQPGVHNLPVPTLFGTVKPAPKTGTGSPFAGNSPAREGEQDAGSLKDVFKGFDPTASPFCQ, from the exons GGAAGATGGTGAGTTGGAAGAAGGTGAACTGGAAGACGACGGGGCTGAGGAGGTCCAGGACCCCCCTGGAGGACAAGAGAGGAGtcggaaggagaagggggagaagcaCCACAGCGACTCTGAGGAGGAGAAGTCTCACCGGAGGCTGAAGCGGAAGCGGAAGAAGGAGcgggagaaggaaaagaggcgCTCGAAGAAAAGGCGGAAATCTAAGCACAAA CGCCATGCTTCCTCCAGCGATGACTTCTCGGACTTCTCAGATGACTCAGATTTCAGCCCCAGTGAGAAGAGTCACCGCAAGTACCGGGACTATAGTCCCCCATACGCACCA TCCCACCAGCAGTACTCCTCGTCACACAACGCACCCCTGCCCAAGAAGTCCTACTCCAAGATGGATAGCAAGGGCTACAGCATGTATGAGGACTACGAGAATGAGCAGTATGGGGAGTACGAGGGGGATGAAGAGGAGGACATGGGTAAGGAAGACTATGACGACTTCACCAAAGAACTGAACCAGTACCGGCGTGCCAAGGAGGGCAGCAGCCGGGGCAGAG GTAGCCGAGGCCGAGGCAGGGGCTACAGGGGCCGTGGGAGTCGAGGAGGATCTCGAGGCCGAGGCATGGGCAGGGGCAGCAGAGGCCGAGGCCGAGGCTCCATGGGAGAGCACCCAGAGGACGAAGAGGACTTGTATGAAGAGGAGATAGAG TATGGAGAAAGTGAGGAGCCCATGGGAGACGATGATTACGATGACTATTCCAAGGAGCTGAACCAGTACCGCAGGTCCAAGGACAGCCGAGGTCGAG GGTTGAGTCGAGGCCGAGGCCGCGGTTCCCGAGGAGGCCGAGGGAAGGGGATGGGCCGGGGCAGAGGTCGAGGCGGCAGAGGTGGAATGAGCAAGGGCGGAATGAATGATGACGAGGACTTCTACGATGATGACATGGGT GACGGTGGTGGCGGAAGCTACCGGCGGAGTGATCATGACAAGCCCCACCAGCAGTCTGACAAGAAAGGCAAAGTCATCTGCAAATACTTTGTGGAGGGACGATGCACTTGG GGAGACCACTGCAATTTTAGCCACGACATTGAGCTACCGAAGAAGCGAGAGTTGTGCAAATTTTACATCACGGGGTTCTGTGCTCGTGCTGAGAACTGCCCCTACATGCATG GTGACTTTCCGTGTAAATTATACCACACCACTGGGAACTGCATCAATGGTGACGACTGCATGTTCTCCCATGACCCGCTGACAGAAGAGACACGAGAGCTCCTAGATAAG ATGTTGGCTGATGATGCAGAAGCAGGCGCTGAGGACGAGAAGGAGGTAGAGGAGCTGAAGAAGCAGGGCATCAACCCTTTGCCCAAGCCACCTCCTGGTGTAGGGCTCCTGCCTACTCCTCCACGGCCCCCTGGGCCTCCAGCCCCCACCTCTCCTAATGGCAGGCCCATGCAAGGTggccctcctccaccaccaccacctcctccaccacctcctggaCCTCCTCAGATGTCCCTGCCAACACATGAGCCACTGTCTCCACAACAGTTACAGCAGGACATGTACAACAAGAAGATCCCCTCTTTGTTTGAGATTGTGGTGCGGCCCACGGGGCAGCTAGCTGAGAAGCTGGGCGTGAG GTTCCCTGGACCTGGTGGACCCTCGGGGCCAATGGGTCCTGGCCCCAACATGGGACCCCCAGGGCCAATGGGGGGACCCATGCATCCTGACATGCACCCTGACATGCACCCAGACATGCACCCCGACATGCACCCTGACATGCACCCCGACATGCACCCCGACATGCACCCTGACATGCATCCTGACATGCCAATGGGTCCTGGCATGAACCCTGGCCCTCCCATGGGTCCTGGTGGCCCCCCAATGATGCCCTATGGTCCTGGAGACTCCCCACATTCTGGAATGATGCCTCCTATCCCGCCAGCCCAGAACTTCTATGAGAACTTCTACCCGCAGCAAGAGGGCATGGAAATGGAGCCTGGTCTTGTTGGAGATGCAG AGGACTACGGGCACTACGAAGAGCTGCCGGGGCAGCCTGGGGAGCCCCTCTTCCCTGAGCACCCTCTGGAGCCTGACAGCTTCCCCGAGGGAGGGCCCCCAGGCCGGCCGAAGGCAGGCGCCGGTGTACCCGACTTCTTGCCCTCGGCTCAGAGGGCCCtgtacctgaggatccagcagaagcagcaggaggaggagagagcgAGGAGGCTGGCTGAGAGCAGCAAGCAGGACCGGGAGAATGAGGAAG GTGACACTGGAAACTGGTACTCAAGTGATGAGGATGAAGGGGGAAGCAGTGTCACATCCATCCTGAAGACCTTGAGGCAACAGACGTCAAGCCGACCCCAGGCTTCAGTTGGGGAACCGAGCAGCAGTGGGCTGGGGGATCCCCGTCTCCAGAAGGGACACCCCACAGGAAGTCGGCTGTCTGACCCCCGCCTCAGCCGGGACCCCAGACTCAGCCGCCATGCAGAGACTTCAGGAGGGTCTGGCCCAGGGGACTCGGGGCCCTCTGACCCTCGGTTGGCTCGTGCTCTGCCCACCTCCAAGGCTGAAGGCAGCCTTCATTCCAGCCCTGCAGGCCCCAGCAGTTCAAAAGGACAGCcccctgcagaagaggaggaaggggagagagccTTGCGTGAAAAGGCGGTGAACATTCCCCTGGACCCTCTGCCTGGACACCCACTACGGGACCCTCGCTCTCAGCTGCAACAGTTCAGCCACATCAAGAAGGATGTGACCCTGAGCAAGCCGAGCTTTGCTCGCACAGTGCTCTGGAACCCTGAAGACCTGATCCCCCTGCCCATCCCCAAGCAGGACGTGCCCCCAGTGCCTGCTGCCCTGCAGTCCCTACCTGCTCTAGATCCTAGGCTACACCGTTCCACACCCCCTGGGCCTCCAAACACCCGGCAGCGTCCAGGCTCCACAGATCCCAGCACCTCTGGCTCTAACCTACCTGACTTTGAACTCCTCTCTCGAATCCTCAAGACCGTCAATGTCAATACCCCTGGTCAGAGTGAAAAGCCCAGTGATCCGAGGGTGCGGAAGACCCCTACTGACCCCAGATTACAGAAGCCAGCAGATCCTGTGGCAGCCTCCCGTGCAGCCAAGCCCTGTCCCACTGAAGCATCGCCTCCTGCTGCCAGCCCAAGCGGGGATTCATCCCCACCGGCCACGGCTCCCTATGACCCCCGAGTGCTGGCTGCTGGTGGCTTGGGCCAGGGCAGCAGCAGCGGGCAGAGCAGTGTGCTGAGTGGTATCAGCTTATATGACCCAAGGACTCCCAATGCAGGTGGCAAAACTGCAGAGCCAGCTTCTGACACAAGTGCTCAGCCCAAGGGTCCTGAGGGCAATGGCAAGGGCTCAGCCTCCAAGGCAAAAGAGCCTCCGTTTGTCCGAAAGTCTGCCCTGGAGCAGCCAGAGACAGGGAAGGCCAGCACAGATGGGGCCACAGCCACGGACAGATACAATAGCTACAACCGGCCCCGGCCCAAGGCCACAGCAGCCCCCACTGCTGCCTCATCCACCCCGCCCCCTGAGGGGGCCACACCCCAGCCTGGGGTACACAACCTGCCAGTGCCCACTCTCTTTGGGACTGTAAAGCCGGCCCCCAAAACAGGCACAGGGAGCCCCTTTGCTGGCAACAGCCCTGCCCGTGAGGGTGAGCAGGATGCAGGATCCCTGAAGGACGTTTTTAAAGGCTTTGACCCCACAGCCTCCCCCTTCTGCCAGTAG